A region of Thermovibrio ammonificans HB-1 DNA encodes the following proteins:
- the rpe gene encoding ribulose-phosphate 3-epimerase → MVPMLAPSILSADFARLAQEVSAVERAGADLLHVDVMDGRFVPNITVGIPVVESLRQVTELPLDVHLMIVEPERYIPAFVKAGADWVSFHFEAAVHHHRIVEQIKELGAKAGIVINPSTPVDFLVEILPFLDFVLVMSVNPGFGGQKFIPTSLGKIRRLRELAVELNPSLVIEVDGGVKLSNVEDVLKAGADVVVAGSAVFKGNPAENVAAFKEKLNRFGER, encoded by the coding sequence ATGGTGCCGATGCTTGCTCCTTCCATACTGTCTGCGGATTTTGCCCGCCTGGCCCAGGAGGTTTCGGCCGTAGAGAGGGCCGGAGCAGACCTCCTGCACGTTGATGTTATGGACGGCCGTTTTGTCCCCAATATCACCGTTGGTATTCCCGTTGTTGAGTCTCTGAGGCAGGTAACGGAGCTTCCTTTAGACGTTCACCTGATGATTGTTGAGCCCGAGCGGTATATTCCTGCCTTTGTAAAGGCCGGGGCCGACTGGGTGTCGTTTCACTTTGAGGCGGCCGTTCACCACCACCGTATAGTTGAGCAGATAAAGGAGCTGGGAGCCAAGGCGGGGATTGTTATAAACCCTTCTACTCCCGTTGACTTCCTGGTGGAGATACTGCCCTTTCTCGATTTTGTTCTGGTTATGTCGGTTAACCCGGGCTTTGGCGGGCAGAAGTTTATACCCACTTCCCTTGGGAAGATTCGCAGGTTAAGGGAGCTGGCAGTTGAGCTGAACCCTTCGCTTGTTATTGAGGTTGACGGAGGGGTGAAGCTATCGAACGTGGAAGATGTTTTGAAAGCGGGTGCCGACGTTGTTGTGGCCGGCTCGGCCGTGTTTAAGGGAAACCCGGCAGAGAACGTTGCAGCCTTTAAAGAGAAGTTAAACCGATTTGGGGAGAGGTGA
- a CDS encoding ribose-phosphate diphosphokinase, whose translation MKQVKLMTGTANPELARKVAANLGVPLADVTVGRFSDGEIQVVVNESVRDCDVFIVQSLCRPANDNIMELLLLADALKRASAGRITAVIPYYAYGRQDRKVNPRDPISAKVLADIITTAGVNHVVVVDLHAKQVEGFFDIPVDHLEARPVLTDYFLRMGMGGEDTVVVSPDIGGVARARNFAKVLGSPIAIIDKRRPRPNVSEVMNIIGEVKGKRAIIIDDIIDTAGTIVNASRAIKEAGAVEVYTACTHPVFSGPAVERLSTAVKEGVIKEVVVTDTIPLQQEFEGVKVLSISAMLAEAIRRIHYGDSISQMFRF comes from the coding sequence ATGAAGCAGGTTAAGCTGATGACCGGAACCGCCAATCCCGAGCTTGCAAGGAAGGTGGCCGCAAACTTGGGAGTTCCGCTTGCAGACGTTACTGTTGGCCGTTTCAGCGACGGAGAGATTCAAGTGGTTGTCAACGAAAGCGTAAGGGACTGTGATGTCTTTATCGTTCAGTCCCTGTGCAGGCCGGCAAACGACAACATAATGGAGCTTCTCCTCCTTGCAGACGCCCTTAAGAGGGCTTCTGCCGGACGGATTACCGCCGTTATTCCCTACTACGCTTACGGCCGTCAGGACAGGAAGGTTAATCCGAGGGACCCCATTAGTGCCAAGGTTCTTGCCGATATAATTACCACCGCCGGCGTTAACCACGTTGTTGTTGTAGACCTTCACGCTAAGCAGGTTGAGGGCTTCTTCGACATCCCGGTTGACCACCTGGAGGCCCGTCCGGTTCTGACCGACTACTTCCTAAGGATGGGAATGGGGGGCGAGGATACCGTTGTGGTTTCCCCGGATATCGGCGGCGTTGCAAGGGCCAGGAACTTTGCAAAGGTTCTGGGCTCTCCGATAGCGATAATAGACAAGAGGCGTCCGCGTCCGAACGTTTCAGAGGTTATGAACATTATCGGAGAGGTGAAGGGGAAGCGGGCCATCATCATAGACGACATCATAGACACTGCGGGAACTATAGTAAACGCATCGAGGGCCATTAAGGAAGCCGGAGCTGTTGAGGTTTATACGGCCTGCACTCACCCTGTATTCTCCGGGCCGGCTGTTGAGAGGCTCTCAACGGCCGTTAAGGAGGGGGTTATTAAGGAGGTTGTTGTTACCGATACTATTCCCCTTCAGCAGGAGTTCGAGGGCGTTAAGGTGCTTTCGATATCTGCAATGCTTGCAGAGGCCATCAGGCGTATCCACTACGGGGATTCAATCAGTCAGATGTTCAGGTTCTGA
- a CDS encoding PulJ/GspJ family protein, which translates to MRSTKPAKGGFTLLELLIAVALAGIVLTVAYQFFNFVERGGKAAVETSKASNTITPLFYLLLKDLESVNGAYGPLTARRDLDGNVTQITYYTENCYFFKGVCQVKLWILKKEEKPLFLVRSERPINALTATPWKDSFISGKVSSIDLLAPSTDGWKEVNVARGGLIKLILKIKGEGELPLTFKLRT; encoded by the coding sequence TTGAGGTCTACGAAGCCCGCTAAGGGTGGCTTTACGCTCCTTGAGCTCCTGATAGCGGTTGCCCTTGCCGGTATAGTTCTCACGGTGGCCTACCAGTTTTTCAACTTCGTGGAAAGGGGAGGGAAAGCGGCCGTTGAAACCTCAAAGGCTTCAAACACGATAACTCCCCTCTTTTACCTGCTGTTGAAAGATTTAGAGTCGGTCAACGGAGCATACGGACCGCTAACGGCCCGCAGAGACCTGGACGGCAACGTGACCCAGATAACCTACTACACCGAGAACTGCTACTTCTTCAAGGGAGTCTGCCAGGTGAAGCTCTGGATTCTAAAAAAGGAGGAAAAACCCCTTTTCCTCGTAAGGAGTGAAAGGCCGATAAACGCACTTACGGCAACGCCCTGGAAGGATTCATTCATAAGCGGGAAGGTCTCTTCAATCGACCTACTGGCACCCTCTACAGACGGCTGGAAAGAGGTTAACGTTGCAAGAGGAGGGTTAATCAAGCTAATTCTAAAGATAAAAGGCGAGGGGGAGCTTCCCCTCACCTTCAAGCTCAGAACCTGA
- a CDS encoding type IV pilus modification PilV family protein — translation MRYGFTLLEVLIATAIVGMAFGAFILLTTSAVSTADQQFKTAVSAVAAHNCINEAVYLNRSCQNKKVEVLGCTVELKQDFQEIMGIRVVRVEARTPNWGKLVEVYEAR, via the coding sequence ATGAGGTACGGCTTCACGCTACTCGAGGTTCTGATAGCCACAGCCATAGTGGGTATGGCCTTCGGTGCTTTTATTCTACTAACAACTTCGGCAGTTTCAACGGCAGACCAGCAGTTTAAAACGGCAGTATCCGCCGTTGCCGCCCACAACTGCATAAACGAGGCCGTTTACCTGAACCGCTCTTGCCAGAACAAAAAGGTAGAGGTCCTCGGTTGCACAGTAGAGCTGAAACAGGACTTCCAGGAGATTATGGGCATAAGGGTTGTGAGAGTAGAGGCCAGAACACCTAACTGGGGGAAGCTGGTTGAGGTCTACGAAGCCCGCTAA
- a CDS encoding pyridoxine 5'-phosphate synthase yields MGRRIRLGVNIDHVATVRNARRTFEPDPVHAAVIADLAGADQITLHVREDRRHVNERDLKLIKELIHSRVNLEMAVTEEMLQIATSVRPHQVTLVPERREEVTTEGGLDVKGQLERVRAAVERLKGAGIVVNLFIDPEEEQVRAAAEVGANAVELHTGRYAEAFAAGNEGEVQEELERLKRAAKLAKELGLRVYAGHGLTYKNVKPIAEIPEIEELNIGHSIVANAVLLGLKEAVEKMIKLING; encoded by the coding sequence GTGGGAAGGAGAATCAGACTCGGAGTTAACATAGACCACGTTGCCACCGTAAGGAACGCAAGGAGGACTTTTGAACCCGACCCTGTTCACGCCGCCGTTATTGCCGACCTTGCAGGGGCCGACCAGATAACCCTTCACGTAAGGGAGGACCGCAGGCACGTTAACGAGAGGGACCTGAAGCTCATAAAGGAGCTCATCCACTCAAGAGTAAACCTTGAGATGGCCGTCACCGAGGAGATGCTTCAGATAGCCACTTCGGTTAGGCCCCACCAGGTTACCCTCGTTCCCGAGAGGAGGGAGGAGGTAACCACGGAAGGGGGGCTCGACGTTAAGGGGCAGCTGGAGCGGGTTCGTGCGGCCGTTGAACGTTTGAAAGGGGCTGGTATAGTTGTAAACCTCTTTATAGACCCGGAAGAGGAGCAGGTAAGGGCTGCCGCCGAGGTGGGAGCCAATGCGGTTGAGCTTCACACCGGCCGTTACGCCGAGGCCTTTGCGGCCGGTAATGAGGGAGAGGTTCAGGAGGAGCTTGAGAGGCTGAAAAGGGCTGCCAAGCTTGCCAAGGAGCTCGGCCTCAGGGTTTACGCCGGTCACGGCCTTACCTACAAAAACGTAAAGCCTATAGCGGAAATTCCCGAAATAGAGGAGCTGAACATCGGCCACTCCATTGTTGCCAACGCCGTTTTACTCGGCCTTAAAGAGGCTGTTGAGAAGATGATAAAGCTCATAAACGGTTAG
- a CDS encoding holo-ACP synthase: protein MLVAIGIDIVSVARFEGLLSRYGERLLKRLFPEGVEYCLKKRPGELAGCLAARFALKEAAVKAYSQAGVAVGLSAVRVIGGGREIRLSVEGAPAHLRPVFSISHEREFAVAVVNLVELRRC from the coding sequence GTGCTTGTTGCTATCGGAATAGATATAGTTTCGGTTGCCCGTTTCGAGGGGCTGCTCTCAAGGTACGGAGAGAGGTTGCTGAAGAGGCTCTTTCCCGAAGGGGTTGAGTATTGCCTGAAGAAAAGGCCCGGGGAGCTTGCAGGCTGTTTGGCCGCCCGGTTTGCCTTAAAGGAGGCGGCCGTTAAGGCCTACTCCCAGGCGGGGGTTGCCGTGGGGCTTTCGGCAGTTAGGGTTATCGGCGGAGGTAGGGAAATTAGGCTCTCGGTGGAAGGGGCGCCGGCTCACCTCAGGCCGGTTTTCTCCATATCCCACGAGCGGGAGTTCGCAGTAGCGGTTGTTAACCTGGTAGAGCTCCGCCGATGTTGA
- a CDS encoding bacteriohemerythrin, translating to MGALIEPKDLPLTAYEGMNAVHLRELGILNRLYSALGGEADDSEVEKLFREFIEDVENHFSYEEELMKLTYFFAFDCHHGEHNRVRQELKEVFNRWLKTKDRKAALNYFESTFKPWIVEHINTMDTVTAQWVAKSLFNIGGALPG from the coding sequence ATGGGAGCGCTCATAGAGCCGAAAGACCTTCCTCTTACCGCCTACGAGGGGATGAACGCCGTCCACCTAAGGGAGCTGGGAATTTTAAACCGCCTCTACAGCGCTCTGGGAGGGGAGGCCGACGACTCAGAGGTTGAGAAGCTCTTCAGAGAGTTCATAGAGGACGTTGAGAACCACTTCTCCTACGAAGAAGAGCTTATGAAGCTCACCTACTTCTTCGCCTTCGACTGCCACCACGGAGAGCACAACAGAGTCCGGCAGGAGCTTAAAGAGGTGTTCAACCGCTGGCTGAAAACAAAGGACAGAAAGGCCGCCCTCAACTACTTTGAAAGCACCTTTAAGCCCTGGATAGTAGAGCACATAAACACCATGGACACCGTAACCGCCCAATGGGTGGCAAAGAGCCTCTTCAACATCGGCGGAGCTCTACCAGGTTAA
- the acpP gene encoding acyl carrier protein, with translation MENIEQKVKEIVADRLGVDPEEVTPEASFVEDLGADSLDTVELVMALEEEFGIEIPDEEAEKIQTVGDAIEYIQKHL, from the coding sequence ATGGAAAACATCGAGCAGAAAGTTAAAGAGATTGTGGCCGATAGACTCGGTGTTGACCCCGAAGAGGTTACACCCGAGGCTTCTTTCGTTGAGGACCTCGGTGCCGACTCCCTCGACACTGTAGAGCTCGTTATGGCACTGGAAGAGGAGTTCGGCATTGAGATTCCCGATGAAGAGGCCGAGAAGATACAGACCGTAGGAGACGCAATAGAGTACATACAGAAGCACCTTTAA
- the fabG gene encoding 3-oxoacyl-[acyl-carrier-protein] reductase, with translation MFEELKGAVVLVTGGTRGIGRAIAERFVEVGAKVYITGTNQERAEAVAREIGAVGVKMDVFNREEVKEVIFDILEKEGQIDVLVNNAGITRDSLFIRMKDEDWDAVINTNLTGVYNVTRAVVPSMVKKRKGVIINISSVVGFTGNVGQVNYSATKSALIGFTKSLAKELGGRGIRVNAVAPGYITTDMTKAIPEKIKAELLKSIPLRREGEPREVADACLFLASDMASYITGTTLHVNGGLF, from the coding sequence ATGTTCGAAGAGCTTAAAGGGGCAGTTGTCCTGGTTACCGGAGGAACAAGAGGGATAGGAAGGGCAATCGCCGAGCGCTTCGTAGAGGTTGGAGCCAAGGTGTACATAACCGGAACAAACCAAGAAAGGGCCGAGGCGGTAGCCCGGGAAATCGGGGCCGTAGGCGTTAAGATGGACGTTTTCAACAGGGAAGAGGTTAAAGAAGTTATCTTCGACATCCTCGAGAAGGAGGGGCAGATAGACGTCCTCGTAAACAACGCAGGCATAACCCGCGACTCCCTCTTCATAAGGATGAAAGACGAAGACTGGGATGCCGTTATAAACACAAACCTCACCGGCGTTTACAACGTTACAAGGGCGGTTGTCCCCTCTATGGTGAAAAAGCGTAAAGGGGTGATAATAAACATCTCATCGGTTGTGGGCTTTACAGGAAACGTGGGGCAGGTAAACTACTCGGCCACGAAGTCGGCCCTTATAGGCTTTACGAAGTCGCTGGCAAAAGAGCTGGGAGGCAGGGGAATAAGGGTAAACGCGGTGGCCCCTGGCTACATAACAACCGACATGACAAAGGCGATTCCGGAGAAGATAAAGGCGGAGCTGCTGAAGTCCATTCCCCTTAGAAGGGAAGGGGAGCCCAGGGAGGTTGCAGACGCCTGCCTCTTCTTGGCTTCGGACATGGCCTCATACATAACGGGAACCACTCTCCACGTAAACGGTGGACTTTTCTAA
- a CDS encoding DUF2391 family protein produces MEEKKIEEIERELHNIEEQLKEINSRFKLQEGFKFSDFIQEIAGATLMAFPFAANSDVWELSQKMSNLHALLLVVLIVVGLYFVIKYGKIGNWKVQNVGGFVPLRLITILAVSFTVSALALLILGVYPAIVDSKEWFLRAVVLVSLFSVMGSFGLDAAK; encoded by the coding sequence TTGGAAGAGAAGAAAATAGAGGAGATAGAGCGAGAACTCCACAACATAGAAGAGCAGCTTAAAGAGATAAACAGCCGGTTCAAGCTGCAGGAAGGGTTCAAGTTCAGCGACTTCATCCAGGAGATAGCGGGAGCCACCCTCATGGCCTTTCCGTTTGCGGCCAACTCCGACGTGTGGGAGCTCTCCCAAAAGATGAGCAACCTCCACGCACTACTGCTCGTAGTGCTGATAGTGGTGGGCCTTTACTTCGTAATTAAGTACGGGAAAATCGGGAACTGGAAGGTTCAAAACGTAGGAGGGTTCGTTCCCCTGCGGCTCATAACGATTCTGGCCGTTTCGTTTACCGTATCGGCACTGGCGCTGCTCATACTCGGCGTCTACCCGGCGATAGTGGACTCCAAAGAGTGGTTCCTGAGGGCGGTTGTGCTGGTCTCCCTCTTTTCGGTTATGGGCAGCTTTGGCCTTGACGCAGCCAAGTGA